One Tissierellales bacterium genomic window, AATAGAGCCAGAAAAATTTTCTAGAGAAAATGCTTTAGAAATAGTTAAAGAAGATTTAGAATCTATGAGAGAGTTAGCAACTGATATTAGAAATGCTGCAGACGAAGAGGGAGATTTTGAAACTGTAGCTATGTTTGAAGATTATGTTGCATACTATAGCTTGAAAATATGGTTTGTTAAATCAATGTTAAAATAATTATTTTAAATTTCAAAAGGCGAAGAGTTAACTCTTCGCCTTTTTCTATTCTATTTTTTGTTTTATACCATGTTTCACACTGTATATTTCTGCTTCCGAAGGTGAAGCATAAACAAAGTGATTTGGTCTTATTTCTACTAAATCTGGTTTCTCACTACTGTAATCATGTAACTCTGGTTCATAATATATTCTTTTTCTATCTCTTTCAAAATGAGGATCTGCTAATGGTATTGCTGATAATAATGATTGGGTATATGGATGAATTGGATGATTATAAAGATCATCCGCATCTGCTATCTCCATTATCTTTCCATAATACATAACTGCTATTTTATCTG contains:
- a CDS encoding ferritin-like domain-containing protein; translation: IEPEKFSRENALEIVKEDLESMRELATDIRNAADEEGDFETVAMFEDYVAYYSLKIWFVKSMLK